tgttggaaaaactcTCCTCCCCTCATCCATGGTCATTGGAGAAGTGTAAGAACCTGGCGGTGAAACGCATGTTGTCCCGGTGGAAAGTGTTGGCAGGCGTTTTAGCATTGTTCCGTTTAGTTCATCTTTTCGCGTGCGccagttttgtgtttgtttgtgcccGAAGGTGGCAGCATTGGTTTCAAAAGATTAGTAGCACCACTTCCTTCCCGTTGTGAGAATTTTAAAGCAAACGGAAGCTCTGCGGCACTACGCCATCATGTTACTGGTTTGTATGAATCTGCTTCGTCGATGaaaattggattaatttttaaaGAAGAAGTCATTTTTCCGATTATTCTAACTATTCGCTGTAATTTGCATGCATCATCTTGAAGCTATCCTTGAATTTTTTTGGCGTGTATTGTTTATCGATTCGCAGAGATAAACAAGATATTTTACTTTGGGATCAAATCGAGCATTGGGAAAAAAATGATCAAGTAATAGACCACATACCGAACGCCCTGAGGACGCCTCGTAGGGATGTTAATTCGAGCGAATAGCAATATGTCTGTGCTTCGCCAAGAATGCGTTTACGAATTGGTTACCGCCGCCGTGCGCCGTTAGCTTTTCACAACCAAAAACATCCACACTCGGTATGCAGAGAGaacacaaaaatcaaaacaacaaagacGTATCAAGAAGAATAACAACATCGCATCATCCTCACCGCCACACTCCATTACGATGCAGATTATTTAATGTTCACATCTTATCATTTAGGCGGTGTGTGACCGTAGATTTTGggcgcttttctttctttctctctcgcgcgcgctgccGTACTAGCGGCCGCAGACTTCTTCTTTACGATTgggaaattttatttttaaatcctTCAATTCACTTTCGCTTGCCCCCGTTTCGGATGTTTTGTCGCCCTGTGGTGGCGTCGCGCACATATCTTATGCCAACCAGCGTGCGATATGTTTCGTTCGCGCAACGGTTGCGAACAAAACTGCTCCCGGCGTCCAAAGGACTTCGCGGGCTTCTTCACGTTCTTTGGCGCGCGAGGAACGCCAGAACAGCTAGTAGGTGCGCTGATGAGGATGCGAGTTTGCAAGCGCCTCGTAAACCACTGCGACACCACAAAACGCGTTGCCCCTGACGCCCTGCTGCTACGGGTGCTGTGCAGGTCAACGTGCCGGATTCGTGGGCAGGTCGGCGGGCGGGGTCACTCGTTTGCTATTTGGTTCATGGGCCAACACCCATCAATCCGCTGCATTCGGCCGATGCTCATTGCCCGTTACCCATGGatgatggtttgttggttAGTGGTAGCCATCGCTGCGCTGTTCATGTTTGAGACGAGACGGAGAACTTGGCTTCTTCGCTGCTCGATGAGGCAGTATAATGAAAACAGAAagacttctctctctctctctctctctctctctctctctctctctctctctctctctctctctctctctctctctctctctctttctcgccttGATTTTCACGTGTGCCTTGCCTAACACGTGAACACGTGATTCCGGAAAGGTCAGCAAGTGTTTTGGGCGCAGGACGGACGGAGGGAATCCATACCATGGAGTATGATCATGCGTATGCTTCTGTCTTGTAATGGCTTTAATCTAACCGAAGCGAGTAACCTTCGGTACACAGATTTTATTCGAGTAATCATCGTTTTGTGTGCTACGTTTAtaaatattgaaactatttgaATAAGCGTTGCCGTACTTGTTGGTGATCAAGTAATCTTCTGCATAGCAACTCATGCTGACCCATAGCAACGGCTAACGTTCAAACCGAGTCAAACCATACGCCTCGTTCCGTTTTCCTGTATATTAATTCAaacgattttttctttttttccatgtgcgctttttccttcttttcgtaCGGCGGTACGATGTTGGATTGGTTTATTGACGGATTCCGTGGTATGTTTGGATTGCTTCGACGACGAAACacacgatggatggattatcCCCCTACGAAACATTGCCGATATCATCATCCTAGATCCACCGACAGTAACATGGTATGCGCCAAGGACGTCGAAACGATCTGTACCATCCGAGACGTCCGGGCCGATGCTGAACTGAAGCGGTTTTCCGTTGTCGTCCGTCCACACTATACCGTTGGTACACTCTACGAAGATGTAAAGCTGCAGACGGGTACCAGCTTCCCGTACGACTTCGAACTGCAACTGCAGTCACCCGAGGGTCTAGTACGTATCTACTCTTCCATCTACTTCGACACACTGTGTTGCATGCAATCAAATGGCGCCCACCTGATGGCAGGCCTaagctttctctttcttttagCTTTTTATTATCGCCATTATCACCAACCATAGAATGAGATGCGTTCAATGTCAAGAACACAACCGGCCCCACCCATTTTAGTTGCGTTAAAGATTATTCTGCTTTAGATTTGTGTTTTGTAAACAACGCCGCATCGCTAATCTCTCCTGCAAAGTTACTGCTAGTATCTCGAGCATTGTGCTACGATTCCAAGGCTATTGCGGTTTAAGGTTAATGTTAAGGCGTCTTTACCGTTACCGATTATTCCTGCATACCATGCCGACATACCGATAAGAGGGTCCGACGTTGATCATGAAAGAATGGCCTCCACTACTGACATAATAGCACAGGCGTACTATGGGTGATGCGTGTTAGTGCCCTGcacctcctttttttttcttctcgcttgCGATTCACACAAGAAGGTTGAtctgtccggtgtccggtggtcTGTTCGCAGCAAGCACGTTGACAAATATTTCATTAACACGAGCCGTGAAAAGTTATTTTTGGTACAGCGTATTTGATACGgaacgttttattttttcacttCCTTGCTTTTCGGTATGATTTATGGATAGATTACATTCGAAGCCCGAGCGCGCATGGTGTTTCGTGCTCGAGAAACTCACGCTAGTGACCGTGTACCGAAGATCGTGGAATGAATGCATTAAACCGGTATCCtccttcattttcctttttctagcCACTCTCACTGCATGATCATCAACTCGACCGGCTTGAAGATGTGGGCATAAAGTTTGGATGCGTTAACACACTCATCATCTGTCCCCTTCCGTCAAGCACTGGTGAAGCAGCACAGTCTACTACTAACAATAGTTCATATTTGGTAAGCTGACCAGCCAGATGTGCGATAGTACACCCTAGAAGCACCGCTCGCGAAGCATAACCGATCGATTTCTTTGCAGACGCCTTTGGAAGACGCCATGTCTtccgatgatgatttggcCCTTGGAGCATCCGCGAGTCCCGTAGAATCGGGCAACTACAACGCTCCTGATCCGCGCGATCTGTTGCCACCACTTTTCAATCAACCGGCCAGTACGGTGCCCTCAACACAACCgcccacagcagcatcaacagcagcaacatctacCGCAGGCATTGAGCCGGGCTCGTTACTGTTGGATTTCTACAAATCACCTGAAACGGCGGACACGGACGGCAGCAAATCGGGAGCTACGAAGCGAAGAGTTCCGGCCATCACTGCCGGAACGACGCTGTACACCGGCACCAGCGGTGGTACCATGATCGAAAACACGAACggttaccatcatcatcagaatggtggcggtgccgggggaggaggaggaggaggaggaggaggagggggtggcggtggcggtggcgacagCCGTAGCTATCGTGGGCTGGTGAACCAGGCGATGACCTGTTACCTGAACAGTCTGCTGCAAGCCCTCTACATGACGCCCGAGTTCCGCAATGCGCTCTACAACTGGGAGTTTGATGGTGAGGACGAGGCAAAGTCAATCCCGTACCAGCTGCAGAAGCTTTTCGTGAAGCTGCAAACGTCCCCCAAGTCAGCCGTCGAAACAACCGATCTAACACGTAGTTTCGGATGGGACTCCGCCGAAggttggcagcagcatgataTCCAGGAGCTGTGTCGTGTTATGTTCGACGCATTGGAGCACAAATTCCGTCGCACGAAACAGGCCGATCTCATCAACCGCTTGTACGAGGGCCGCATGATCGATTACGTCAAGTGTCTCGAATGCAACACGGAGAACCAACGCGAGGACAAGTTCCTCGACATCCCGCTACCGGTGCGCCCGTTCGGTAGTAGCGTCGCGAACGAATCGGTCGAGGAGGCACTACAAGGCTTTGTGAAGCCGGAGATCCTGAACGAAAGTAACCAGTACTTCTGTGACACCTGCAAGAAAAAGTGCGATGCACACAAGGGCCTCAAGTTCACTAAGTTCCCATACATCCTAACGTTGCAGCTGAAGCGCTTCGACTTTGACTACCAATCGTTCCATCGCATCAAGCTGAACGATAAGTAAGGAACGCGACGGCCTGACTGGTATGGAAGCTTAACACTAACACGATTGCTTTCTGCTTCTCTCACACAGGGTAACATTTCCGGAATTGCTGAATTTGAATCATTTCGTTAACGCGCCCTCAGATACGGGTTCGTCTGAGTTCAAGCTGACGACGAGCACGATtgcggccgctgcagctgctgccgccgagtCCAGCAATGGTAatggttcgatgatgatggaaacggCAGAGAATTTCATGAAGTCGGACGAGTGCAGTACCACCGACAGTGGGTCGGCGCTCGAGGAAGATACTTTCCCGAATGGTGGCGGCACCACGCTATCCtcggcgacgacaacgccgAACGATCAGTACATGCAGGTTAGAAGGCGATCTGCGAAGATCAAGATGGATGATGAGCGTTCCTTTTAATCTGATTTTCATCATTCCTCATCgcaggatgacgacgagggAATTGATATGTGCAATGGAGACAGCAAACCATCTCCGCTCAACAACAGCTTCAGTGCGCCCGGTCCGTATAAGTACGAGCTGTTTGCAATTATGATTCATTCGGGCAGTGCATCCGGTGGACATTACTACGCATATATCAAGGACTTCAAAACCGGCTGTTGGCTGTCGTTCAACGATGAATGTGTTGTTCGGGTAATTTCGAGATGAGACGAAGGACATCTGTATCATTCTCTGACGATTGTTTGTGCGCTTTGTCTATCAGATCACCCAGGAAGACATTCAGAAATCGTACGGTGGAGGGGCCTACAAGACGGCCTATCCCGGTGCGTACACCTCCAGCACCAACGCCTACATGCTGATGTACCGTCAGATCGATGTGAGCAAAAATACACTCCCGATTACGGAAGAGCAGTTCCCCGATCACATCAAGGTAAGTTGGAAAGCAATCACCATCATTCTCAGTCGTAGATGGTTGTACTGTACCTTCGATAATTGGTTGCAGAGATTGATATTGAAAATCCGCGACAATGAAGGCAACCACAGCCGGGACAATATGGACCTGACGCGCGTTAAAGTGGCATACGAGAACCCGCGGAAGCGCACGATCAAATCACAACGCCTGATGCTGTTCAACAACTCAACGATGGCCGAAACACTACAGGAGGCACTGCGTGTGCACCATCTGAAGGGTCTGGTACCGATTGAACGTTGCCGGCTGGTCGGTTACGACAGCAAGGCTCAAACGATCGAGCGTAGCTTCGAAGGTCACGATAATAAAACGGTAATTATACGGTTTGCGCAAGGGGTCTTAAATCGATTTGCATTAAATTGGtttacgtttcgtttcgtgacgTTCTATTGCAGATCGAAGAAGTGATGAGCACACTAAAGAGATGCGATGGATTGTTGCTTGAAGTGCGCGAGGACGGGGACGTATTTGAAGATTATCTACCCCAGGGAGTGATGACAAAGGTAATACCGTTTCTGCTATTCCTATGCAACTTCAGCTAGAATGTGTTCTCTTCCTATCATCCTGTGGTGGCTATAGGTGTACAAAGTGGACGTCAACAACCGGGATGTAGAAGGACCGCTATCATTGCGCGCCAACCTATCACAAACCGTCGCCCAATACAAAGCTGTGATTGCTCGCAAGCTGCGACTCAACCCGAAAGCGCTACTTCTCGGCATGACCGTGCACAAGGACAACGCGAAACTGTTACAAAATGAGGATGCGACTCTGGGCGAGGAGAACTTTATCGAATACTGCAAAGTGTTTGTCGCACCAATGGGAAATTCCGCttctactaccaccaacagcactaCAGCAACTGAAGATCCAGCGGAATGGTGCAATCGTTTCCGGCATTTCATCCAACGACTCGACCATGTAGTGTCACTATATCTTACCCTGCCCAACATGGAGCAAGGTAACACTCCAGAGAAATTCTTGTTGCTGGGGAACGCGGTaatcgatttgtttttatctGGTTTCATTTTTAGAAACGTTGGAAAGTCTAGCAATTCCCCGCCTCTCCAAGGATGCACTGTCTAGCTTGAGTGCGGCCatcgaacaacagcagccactgacaacaacggcgacgacaagcggcaacggcaccaccggggacagcaacagcgaagACAGCAGTCTTAGTGATAACGATCGCACACTGGTGGAGGATGATAATGTGGCGCCAACAAGTGGGAAGCTGAACGGGGACTGGTATTTGAACAACGGCACCAACGGTTATCGTGACAGTGATGACGAAGAGGATGACGAGGAATTAAAGTGGCAGGAGAATTTGCAGCACTGTAAGGCAAACGATTACTTTTTCAAGGTAACGCCCTTAGACACCACGATTAAGGCTGGTACGGTGGTAAGCAATGGATCTATGGATACGAACGGTACTCTCGATAATAACGATAGCAcacgaagcagcagtagcagcgagaCGGAAAAAATTATCCAGGTAATGTTGAGGGCCTTAAAATGTTGCAGTGAGTTGCTCTGATACGAATCCCACATTTATTGCTGAATTTGTACATTTTAGATCCTGGTTGATAAGCGTGCAAGTCATGGATACCTAAAGTACCGATTACAGCAGCACCTGCATATATCGATGGAATACTTTAAGGTATTTCCATCGGCTAGCCTCTGTCCTGCCAACGAGAGCACGAATCTGCTGAAGGAGCTGGAGTACAAGTTAGTGTCGAACGAATCTCGAGTCCCTGTTTTAGCTGGAAGGTATGCTTTCAATTTGCGCTTTCCATTATAGGGACGATGAAAACCTCTCGATCGAGCTAGGACGCGTGCTGCGCAAGGGCGAGTACAAACTGAACGTGCACTACATCAACGTGGACGAGATGACGGAAGAGATGGACAAAACGCCCTTCCTATGCAGCTGGATCGTGCGGAATGGGCAGCTGATCGGGCAGATCAAAACCGATATCCTGGCCCACCTGGCCACGGTCGGAGGTGACAATTTCAAGTACGGCCACCTGCACCCCAACAACTGCCGATTGCGTCGCAAGGGCATCAAGTATCTGTGGAGTGTGTACAAAGATGACGAACGGATCGGCAAGGACATTTCAATGCCAACGAATTGTGAAGTAAGTTCTGCGGCCTCAGGCAACAGGGTTCTGGATATCACGGGTATCACTACAATTCTGACCGTCGTTACTACAACAGGTGTTCCTGCAAGAGGTGGAAGACCTGGAAAGCGTTACCCCTAACAGCATTAACGATGTCGTACTGCTAGTGAGAAGATGGTACCCTACGGATATGAAACTGGGCAAATTCCAGGAAATCCTTTTCACAGGTACGCAGCTCCgcggcgcgtgtgtgcgcatcGTATTACATCTGTTGTATTTTTGATTTGTAGAAAAACTAGAACTGAAGGAGCTGCTGTCCAGCATTAGTGGAATTCCGGTCGAGAACATTGAGTACGTTAAGATTACGCAGTCATCGCAGCGCGAAAGTGTTCTCCAGATCCACAACAATCTGCACTGGGTGTCGACGCCACAGCATGCCGAAGATTGTACCAGCTATACTGTCGGAACGCTGCTTTATTATCGGTATGATGTGCCATATCGGTTTTATGTTCCTCTAGATTCTAATCTCGAATTTCTCGTTTCCccttcttgctgttgctgccgtttgtCTACAGTGATCGAACGGAACCGCTGAAACAGCTGACGTCGGAAGAGCGCAAAGAGTTGGCGAAGAAGGACATTCGAAGCAGCTCAACCAGCTCGCCCCGGCGCGAACGGGCACTCAAGATTTATCTTGATCCTTCGCCCAAAAAATCCGACGACTGATTGCCACTGTCCTGCGGTGGTTGCACTgtcagcagcaaacggaagaAACTGTGTCTATAAGGCTCAGATCCTTTTCACCAGTAtcggcggcagtggtggtggtggtagcagtagcTGTAGAGAGAGTGAGCCGGATATGCGGTTCACTGCGGACGCGGACCGATTGTGAATGTTGACCCCTTGCCTTTGCCGAGTGCTCGGGTCCATGGGGATCGGCTGATAATCGATCGACACAGAGAAGAAGGCAAGATCTCCCGCAGCCTCGCCTTGAATCGATCGTAGAgttctctttgttttgttttctgtttacTGTGCCGCTTGTTTCACGTGGTCCCATAAAACCACCGATCGTCGCCGTGTTTTATTCTTTCATCCATGGTGGcgatatgtgtgtatgtgctgaGGCGAAAAGTGGACCAACCGAAAGCACTACCCCTAACCTGATAAACCACTGCACCGAGCGGCAAAGAGGCAGGCAGTTGAATTAAATCGGAGAGATGCGAAGAGAGAAGATGCGAATGACGCACGTCAGCATAATTATTACAAATCCGTGCGACTATCCGATTGCTTATGGAGAGGGCCAGTcgcgagaggagagagagtaCATGCTACTTTCTCGCGTAATGTGGcaatgtatttttttgtttttctataaAATAAGGTGATGTTGTCACTGTCAACCATGTGAAGTTTTCTGTTCATTCATCTCTTTCGTAACATCCAGAACGTATTTGAAGGAGGGAGGGCAAAGCGACTGATACAGTcatgtgtttcgttttgttatcATCCGTAAAATTAAAACTCAACAGTTTTTCttgttgtgtttattttttcttttgctaattttattcaaattcataTTGCattcgacgtttgagttattTGCTCTTACGGTTCGTTGACTCTAGTTAATATGCCATGTGCTCTCTACGTGCTTCCCCGTTTTCTGTTTCTCGAATGGTCCAAGTTCTGGCTTGCTTGGATATTCATGAGTAAGATCGAGAAAGAGACTACAAGTTAACAGCGCCTTGGTTTCGGTTAGAGAAAGAGATGTTTGCGCACGAACAATACTACTGAAGTTCATACTGTAAAGCAGGCTACGGAATTCATCGATAGTGGTCCATAAGAGATCTAATAAAGTCTAAGCGTAAGTGAAGAAAAGTCGATAAACGTGTGCATTAGCTTTTTTTCGATCCTCCTTTAAAATATTACTTCAAAGAATCCTCTCCTCCGATAGTGATGTGGTTGCGATATACTTCATCTAAGGCTTTAGCTGTGATGTGATAAACGAAACCATGAGTGCCTCGTGTACGGACAGTTTGGCGTTCTCCTGGAACTCCCATCGCTGGCACACCTGCAACCACGCCTTCTCGATGCTCATCGACATCGGCGTCTGGAACCACTTGGTGTAATCAATATCCAACCCATCGCTTAGCAGCTGATCAAACGATCGATGCCCGATGTGAAACATCAGATCAATCAACGACTGTTGCTCCTCCCGGATACTCTGGCCAGGGTTCGGCTGCAGTGGATTATGCTCGACATCGCTCACGCCTAGCTGTTGCAGTATCCAGTCAAAGTTCTTGCGCACGTACTGGTACAACATTTTCATGCTTAGCTTTCCAACACTCGTCACCAGTACATCGCTAACCAGCATCTCCGCAATATACTCCGCGTTCTCGACATCGAACTCCTCCTCGGACCGTACACTAGGTGTCGTTTGCCGTAGGAACGCTTCCACATCATCGACCACCCGCGAGGTACTTGCAAAGCTGTTAAACCCAACGGCATCGTCGATTTCGTTCTCGAGCGCCCCCATCGTTCGTTGGCTTTCACGTGCTTGTGCGATCAACGAGTTGATCTGTTCCGTGTGCTTGTTGTCTTCGTCGATGAAACAGATTGCCTCGGCCAACGTTTGACAGATTACCGATTTCGGTTTCATGTTGAGCGTCGACGAGACTGGGGCCGGCGCTGTCGGGGGCCCGTCCGTACCAGGTACGGCCGTGGTTCCGGAGCTCATGCTTTGCTCCTTCACTTCCGCTTCAGCTTCTGTTTCGGCTACCTCCAGTAGCTTCGAGTAGAGGGCAATGTAGAGCAGCTGGATGAGAACCGAGTCACCGAGTGGTCGTATCTCGGCCGGCAGTATCTCCGTCAGGCAGTTGGTGACGGTATAGAAGCAATCGGGTATGCAATCCCACATCTCGGCGAAGCAGGACAACGACAGTGACATTGCCTGGTACATGCTGGCCGTTGTCTGAACCGCTGACACGAGCATATGCACGATCGGACCGAGAATGGGGTAGATCAAGTGCAAGATCGCTTCGAGCCACGGTGGACGCTTCTGATTCCAAACCTGCCGGCGATCGAGACAGGACGCCCAATCGTTGAGTTTGCATTTCTCGAGCGCCGATATGAGCGTCTTGTTAATGTCGGACGTTTTGCCCGCCATGATAACGATATACGTAAGGCCCATTAGCACCTGATAGTTGGACTGCCCGATTGGATCTGGCGATGACACGAGAGGACAAGGTTGCAATTTAATATTTGTTAGGTTGCGATAAAGGTTCTACTTACCATTCTGTTCCAAAGCCCATTGGACGATATCGTTACACTCGAGTCCGCACAAGAATCCTTCGCACTTCTTGGACAGACAGTCCCTGCTGACCGACGGTTGCTTGGAGCTGGGAATGAAATTATCACCTGACGGCAGGTTCCTTATGAGATGATGGAAGATGATCGACGATAAATGGGCCTCACGCATAAGCAACACTTTCAACAGTAACCACCAGTTGGCTTGCGGTGCGGATAGTAGAACCTTCAGCTCGAGCGAGATCGCCGTACTGGTCGGTAGCTCTGAACACCGGGCCGCCCAATGTGCGTTCTGGTTAGCCGGAAACAACCGTGGCATCACAAAAATGGTCCATGGTACGATCAACCCCTGGCGTTGGTTAAACATCGCAATACCTCCGTGAACGCCCTTCTTTGCGATCTTGTACAGTGCACCGAGTGGGATGCCTCGCAGGAGCAGGCAACAGAACAACTCCTGACTCTTGGCATGTATGTCGCGGATGATTTTGCTCTGGTTCGGCAAGTTCAGACCGATAAAGGCTTCCCCGTTGCCACAGATGGCGGGCAGTAGTTCACcgacacacagcagcacattGGAAATGTCCACGAGTAGAAGCATTGACCGTGCACGGCTTGGAGCCGTTTGTGTGTAGCGTACCGTTAACACAGTCAGTGTCTCGTTCAGCATTCCCGCAAACACCCGTTGAGCCATCGTCGGTGGCACGGAGTTCCAGAGGTCCTGCTTCGTGCCCTGCATGTACAACCACCACATCTGGATCGTGTACGAGCCTCGCTCGGATTCGAAGAACGGATGTTGGCTCTCCCAGTGCAGACAGTCGGCATCCTGCGTAATATACAGGGTCAGAAGACGACAGTGCAGATCCAGCAAACGC
This sequence is a window from Anopheles darlingi chromosome 3, idAnoDarlMG_H_01, whole genome shotgun sequence. Protein-coding genes within it:
- the LOC125956721 gene encoding ubiquitin carboxyl-terminal hydrolase 47 isoform X1 codes for the protein MRSTDSNMVCAKDVETICTIRDVRADAELKRFSVVVRPHYTVGTLYEDVKLQTGTSFPYDFELQLQSPEGLPLSLHDHQLDRLEDVGIKFGCVNTLIICPLPSSTGEAAQSTTNNSSYLTPLEDAMSSDDDLALGASASPVESGNYNAPDPRDLLPPLFNQPASTVPSTQPPTAASTAATSTAGIEPGSLLLDFYKSPETADTDGSKSGATKRRVPAITAGTTLYTGTSGGTMIENTNGYHHHQNGGGAGGGGGGGGGGGGGGGGGDSRSYRGLVNQAMTCYLNSLLQALYMTPEFRNALYNWEFDGEDEAKSIPYQLQKLFVKLQTSPKSAVETTDLTRSFGWDSAEGWQQHDIQELCRVMFDALEHKFRRTKQADLINRLYEGRMIDYVKCLECNTENQREDKFLDIPLPVRPFGSSVANESVEEALQGFVKPEILNESNQYFCDTCKKKCDAHKGLKFTKFPYILTLQLKRFDFDYQSFHRIKLNDKVTFPELLNLNHFVNAPSDTGSSEFKLTTSTIAAAAAAAAESSNGNGSMMMETAENFMKSDECSTTDSGSALEEDTFPNGGGTTLSSATTTPNDQYMQDDDEGIDMCNGDSKPSPLNNSFSAPGPYKYELFAIMIHSGSASGGHYYAYIKDFKTGCWLSFNDECVVRITQEDIQKSYGGGAYKTAYPGAYTSSTNAYMLMYRQIDVSKNTLPITEEQFPDHIKRLILKIRDNEGNHSRDNMDLTRVKVAYENPRKRTIKSQRLMLFNNSTMAETLQEALRVHHLKGLVPIERCRLVGYDSKAQTIERSFEGHDNKTIEEVMSTLKRCDGLLLEVREDGDVFEDYLPQGVMTKVYKVDVNNRDVEGPLSLRANLSQTVAQYKAVIARKLRLNPKALLLGMTVHKDNAKLLQNEDATLGEENFIEYCKVFVAPMGNSASTTTNSTTATEDPAEWCNRFRHFIQRLDHVVSLYLTLPNMEQETLESLAIPRLSKDALSSLSAAIEQQQPLTTTATTSGNGTTGDSNSEDSSLSDNDRTLVEDDNVAPTSGKLNGDWYLNNGTNGYRDSDDEEDDEELKWQENLQHCKANDYFFKVTPLDTTIKAGTVVSNGSMDTNGTLDNNDSTRSSSSSETEKIIQILVDKRASHGYLKYRLQQHLHISMEYFKVFPSASLCPANESTNLLKELEYKDDENLSIELGRVLRKGEYKLNVHYINVDEMTEEMDKTPFLCSWIVRNGQLIGQIKTDILAHLATVGGDNFKYGHLHPNNCRLRRKGIKYLWSVYKDDERIGKDISMPTNCEVFLQEVEDLESVTPNSINDVVLLVRRWYPTDMKLGKFQEILFTEKLELKELLSSISGIPVENIEYVKITQSSQRESVLQIHNNLHWVSTPQHAEDCTSYTVGTLLYYRDRTEPLKQLTSEERKELAKKDIRSSSTSSPRRERALKIYLDPSPKKSDD
- the LOC125956721 gene encoding ubiquitin carboxyl-terminal hydrolase 47 isoform X2, whose amino-acid sequence is MVCAKDVETICTIRDVRADAELKRFSVVVRPHYTVGTLYEDVKLQTGTSFPYDFELQLQSPEGLPLSLHDHQLDRLEDVGIKFGCVNTLIICPLPSSTGEAAQSTTNNSSYLTPLEDAMSSDDDLALGASASPVESGNYNAPDPRDLLPPLFNQPASTVPSTQPPTAASTAATSTAGIEPGSLLLDFYKSPETADTDGSKSGATKRRVPAITAGTTLYTGTSGGTMIENTNGYHHHQNGGGAGGGGGGGGGGGGGGGGGDSRSYRGLVNQAMTCYLNSLLQALYMTPEFRNALYNWEFDGEDEAKSIPYQLQKLFVKLQTSPKSAVETTDLTRSFGWDSAEGWQQHDIQELCRVMFDALEHKFRRTKQADLINRLYEGRMIDYVKCLECNTENQREDKFLDIPLPVRPFGSSVANESVEEALQGFVKPEILNESNQYFCDTCKKKCDAHKGLKFTKFPYILTLQLKRFDFDYQSFHRIKLNDKVTFPELLNLNHFVNAPSDTGSSEFKLTTSTIAAAAAAAAESSNGNGSMMMETAENFMKSDECSTTDSGSALEEDTFPNGGGTTLSSATTTPNDQYMQDDDEGIDMCNGDSKPSPLNNSFSAPGPYKYELFAIMIHSGSASGGHYYAYIKDFKTGCWLSFNDECVVRITQEDIQKSYGGGAYKTAYPGAYTSSTNAYMLMYRQIDVSKNTLPITEEQFPDHIKRLILKIRDNEGNHSRDNMDLTRVKVAYENPRKRTIKSQRLMLFNNSTMAETLQEALRVHHLKGLVPIERCRLVGYDSKAQTIERSFEGHDNKTIEEVMSTLKRCDGLLLEVREDGDVFEDYLPQGVMTKVYKVDVNNRDVEGPLSLRANLSQTVAQYKAVIARKLRLNPKALLLGMTVHKDNAKLLQNEDATLGEENFIEYCKVFVAPMGNSASTTTNSTTATEDPAEWCNRFRHFIQRLDHVVSLYLTLPNMEQETLESLAIPRLSKDALSSLSAAIEQQQPLTTTATTSGNGTTGDSNSEDSSLSDNDRTLVEDDNVAPTSGKLNGDWYLNNGTNGYRDSDDEEDDEELKWQENLQHCKANDYFFKVTPLDTTIKAGTVVSNGSMDTNGTLDNNDSTRSSSSSETEKIIQILVDKRASHGYLKYRLQQHLHISMEYFKVFPSASLCPANESTNLLKELEYKDDENLSIELGRVLRKGEYKLNVHYINVDEMTEEMDKTPFLCSWIVRNGQLIGQIKTDILAHLATVGGDNFKYGHLHPNNCRLRRKGIKYLWSVYKDDERIGKDISMPTNCEVFLQEVEDLESVTPNSINDVVLLVRRWYPTDMKLGKFQEILFTEKLELKELLSSISGIPVENIEYVKITQSSQRESVLQIHNNLHWVSTPQHAEDCTSYTVGTLLYYRDRTEPLKQLTSEERKELAKKDIRSSSTSSPRRERALKIYLDPSPKKSDD
- the LOC125956726 gene encoding uncharacterized protein KIAA0825 homolog, with product MEVMEEGNLMDRIPILLQRDLQYYEANQKVLQENICSGVVGGKLDFPRSASFASVKIVMWLEDEYYAAYRKNSGLLHLADALQDQQGKEPEEAAGCGGIVKSSDPEKFVILVSKSVDNLLEHIHTLSQEALDHADLTVLTATIGAAALVKNSLFVWLQCVTKNVCPPKGDEKGGSLKLSYKQYSEMTEALAERLLDLHCRLLTLYITQDADCLHWESQHPFFESERGSYTIQMWWLYMQGTKQDLWNSVPPTMAQRVFAGMLNETLTVLTVRYTQTAPSRARSMLLLVDISNVLLCVGELLPAICGNGEAFIGLNLPNQSKIIRDIHAKSQELFCCLLLRGIPLGALYKIAKKGVHGGIAMFNQRQGLIVPWTIFVMPRLFPANQNAHWAARCSELPTSTAISLELKVLLSAPQANWWLLLKVLLMREAHLSSIIFHHLIRNLPSGDNFIPSSKQPSVSRDCLSKKCEGFLCGLECNDIVQWALEQNDPIGQSNYQVLMGLTYIVIMAGKTSDINKTLISALEKCKLNDWASCLDRRQVWNQKRPPWLEAILHLIYPILGPIVHMLVSAVQTTASMYQAMSLSLSCFAEMWDCIPDCFYTVTNCLTEILPAEIRPLGDSVLIQLLYIALYSKLLEVAETEAEAEVKEKSVICQTLAEAICFIDEDNKHTEQINSLIAQARESQRTMGALENEIDDAVGFNSFASTSRVVDDVEAFLRQTTPSVRSEEEFDVENAEYIAEMLVSDVLVTSVGKLSMKMLYQYVRKNFDWILQQLGVSDVEHNPLQPNPGQSIREEQQSLIDLMFHIGHRSFDQLLSDGLDIDYTKWFQTPMSMSIEKAWLQVCQRWEFQENAKLSVHEALMVSFITSQLKP